The proteins below are encoded in one region of Telopea speciosissima isolate NSW1024214 ecotype Mountain lineage chromosome 10, Tspe_v1, whole genome shotgun sequence:
- the LOC122643400 gene encoding uncharacterized protein LOC122643400: MAAASQADTVVLLEVASNNQSNSGPRIRSVPRKLCNIDKNRGCYERMLVSIDPFYHGRPDLQLLEPLKIEQEQQFISHMGSEFPAFDRNFDEVAIRARECYDLSDPYCDFPNDVFMRIMFRDGCFLLHFIYCISEDKPDDTKKKTDQRALVLRDLFLLENQLPFIVLKELMMNLRYGEVYSKELITKFIRMQKVFTGYNPLWLVDSQPLHLLDLLWKELVRAAPYKRPLFSHTWPMSRARDCMEDWYSFRTVSELKESGIECKGSTTCSLKDMSFKRGITSGYQQLPPIVIDNSTKSKFLNLVAYESLPDAPDDLVVTSYICFLDSLIHSTEDVKELKSKGILRNALGSDQQILDLFNNLALELVPDPELYGDVKKAIERHFNSEVRLWLADVRDTYFTAASLALLLTIVQTYFTVFPRNNNDCCKKP, from the coding sequence ATGGCGGCAGCAAGTCAGGCCGATACTGTTGTTCTTTTAGAAGTAGCCAGCAACAATCAATCCAATTCTGGACCTCGAATTCGATCGGTTCCAAGAAAATTGTGTAATATCGACAAAAACAGAGGATGCTATGAACGAATGCTGGTCTCAATTGATCCTTTCTACCATGGCAGACCTGATTTACAACTTCTAGAGCCGCTCAAGATTGAACAGGAGCAGCAATTCATTTCCCATATGGGCAGTGAATTCCCAGCCTTCGATAGAAACTTCGATGAGGTAGCTATTAGAGCGAGAGAGTGCTACGATTTGAGTGATCCCTACTGTGACTTCCCAAACGATGTTTTCATGAGAATCATGTTCAGAGACGGTTGTttccttctccatttcatttattGCATTTCAGAAGACAAGCCCGACGATACCAAGAAGAAAACTGATCAAAGGGCTTTAGTGTTAAGGGACTTGTTCTTACTGGAGAACCAATTGCCATTCATAGTTCTCAAGGAACTGATGATGAACTTGAGATATGGTGAAGTCTATTCCAAAGAATTGATCACCAAATTCATCCGAATGCAAAAAGTGTTCACCGGCTATAATCCTCTATGGCTTGTAGACAGtcaaccccttcatctcctcgaCCTACTTTGGAAAGAACTAGTCCGTGCTGCACCTTACAAGAGGCCACTTTTCTCCCACACTTGGCCTATGTCTAGAGCAAGAGATTGCATGGAAGACTGGTATTCATTTCGTACAGTCTCTGAACTTAAAGAATCGGGTATCGAGTGCAAGGGAAGCACTACTTGTAGCCTAAAGGATATGAGTTTCAAAAGGGGCATCACCAGCGGATACCAGCAACTTCCTCCTATTGTCATTGACAACTCAACCAAATCCAAGTTTTTAAACTTGGTAGCTTATGAATCATTACCTGATGCGCCCGATGACCTAGTCGTTACCTCTTACATCTGTTTCTTGGATTCACTCATCCATAGCACCGAGGATGTGAAAGAGTTGAAATCTAAAGGAATACTTCGCAATGCACTTGGAAGCGACCAGCAAATACTTGATCTCTTTAACAACTTGGCTCTCGAGTTGGTACCGGACCCTGAGCTTTATGGAGATGTTAAGAAGGCCATTGAAAGGCACTTCAACAGCGAGGTAAGGTTGTGGCTGGCTGATGTACGTGACACGTATTTCACTGCTGCTTCATTGGCTCTCCTGCTTACCATTGTTCAAACTTATTTTACTGTCTTCCCTCGCAACAACAATGACTGCtgcaagaaaccctaa
- the LOC122643399 gene encoding uncharacterized protein LOC122643399, whose product MNTKIATLERGTAPEESFRPGQHPFTWELMRAELSKGFKPPTFEAYDGKGDPNDHISYFNAMMTVYGGSDVVSCRSFPTSLKGPAALWFTKLKPNSIRSFTEQAKAFVSRFQSSMKQKKTAANLLAVKQRSDESIRDYITCFNTKSLEIKDLDNAMAFNALHNGVTNHDLVKSLALDSVTTMP is encoded by the coding sequence ATGAACACGAAGATCGCTACCTTAGAAAGGGGTACAGCCCCTGAAGAAAGTTTTAGACCGGGTCAACATCCCTTTACATGGGAGCTCATGAGAGCAGAGCTTTCCAAGGGATTCAAACCCCCTACGTTCGAGGCTTATGATGGGAAGGGTGATCCCAATGATCACATCAGCTACTTCAATGCCATGATGACGGTCTATGGTGGGTCCGACGTGGTGTCATGTCGGTCGTTCCCCACCTCTCTTAAGGGACCCGCAGCGTTGTGGTTCACCAAATTGAAGCCCAATTCGATCCGGAGCTTCACAGAGCAAGCCAAAGCCTTTGTCAGTCGCTTCCAAAGCAGTatgaagcagaagaagaccgcAGCCAACTTGCTAGCCGTTAAGCAGCGCTCTGATGAGTCCATCAGAGATTATATCACCTGCTTCAACACGAAGAGCCtggagatcaaggacctggacAACGCAATGGCCTTCAATGCCTTGCATAATGGGGTCACCAATCACGACCTGGTGAAATCGCTTGCGCTAGACTCGGTGACGACCATGCCATAG